The DNA region TTGTAGGCTACACCGCATCCCTTCCGCCTGCAAACGCGGCCGTCCGGAATCTCGATTGTggcgtcgtcatcctccgaCTCGGCgacggggggtggtggagtgggtATGTGCTGAGGGGCGGCGACGGGCGCACGGGGTGGCGGGGCAGGGAGGTTTGTCGTCTCGACGAGACCTTCCGGAGCAGCTTCCCTCTTTTCGATCTTTGGCGGGATATCGGTTGTGCTGTGCTTGCCCTCGGTGCATGGCTCAATGGCCATGAATTCCTCAAAGGTGAGAACGCGCGGCTTGCAGCACTTCCATCCTGTTCCCGAGGCAAAAGAAGGTTGTGGTCAGCTTGGCGGGGTCTAGAGATATCAATGTGATAGGCAGGCCAGAGGGAAGCTGCAGGATGGTGGTTGACATACCTTTCTGGCCCTCGTGGAAGACGGGGGGACCGGGGTGGTAGCGGCACACCTCTTCGGGGTCTGTATACTCCTTGCCGCAACCTTGATGGACACACTTTTGAGCCATGGTGACAGGAGCtttaggtaggtacctggaaggcggggaggggtCGTCCGGAGCTGTCTTTGTGAGATTGGAATCGactttgttggtggtgaggaagcgAAAACTGTCGCTGTtgatggttgttgatgtcaaaacaacaaacaatTAATCGCTGCCAAACAAAGGGGTTTGGGCGGTCAGATTCAGGGCATCTATGGAAGCTCTCTCGAAGAAAATGGAAGCTCCCGTTGCCCGCTGTCGCTGATagggttggtgggggcggggaagCTGTGGAAACGCGTCGTCGCGACTGCCCAGCGGGCCGGGGTTTAGAGATCTGGCCTAGCCATAAACGGTTTAGTCCATTGGCAATAAAACAACCTTAGGCCATGAGCCTGTTTCGATATCTGACTCGCTTTCAACGTCAACTCATCAAAATAACCTACCAATACACCGGTTTCACCGAGCTTCATACCAAGCAATCATGCGGGCTACCGCTCGTCTACTTCAATCATGCAGAATAACCTTCTTCACACGTAAAACCTGCGGACTATGCACCCAGGCAAGATCAGTTTTATCAGACGTCTGGGATCAACGGCCGTTTGCCTTCGAAGAGGTTGACATTGTTGATCCCAAGTCCAAACCATGGTTGGATCTCTATGACTTTGATGTCCCCGTGGTGAGCTTACTTGCATAAAGAACGACGGAAAGCAACTAATTCAAGAACAGATTCACATCAGCAAGTCTGAGGCGCCCGAAGAAGATCCCAAGCTGTCTTCCCAGGCCGTGAAATTGATGCATCGGTTTACAGTAGACCAGGTCAAAGCAAAGATGGACCTTGTTGAAAAGTCATGAGCATGCCGGCGGCCTCCAGCATGACCAATGATGTCAGTCATTTGTTTTGCTATCGTATATACGAAGTTCTGGACCATCTAGTCTAGCAGTCCGAACCGTACGACAGCCCGTGGAAGGATGAGAGTACAGCTGTGCTAATCACGGTTGCACATGTAAACCTACCATCGCTAGCCATCTCTTCACAGCCTCAATACGAAGCGGCCTTTTCACCTGGAACCTTTCCCTGGGCAACGGCGAGTGCGTCCACCATTGTAGCCTGAAGAGCCGTAAAATCCGTGGCCACGTTGATCATATGGAATCCCATATCAGCGTACTTCTTTGCCTGCTCTCCACCGGTGCAGAATATACCACACTTCTTGCCAGCTGCCACCGTCGCCTTATAGATACGGGCAATAGCATCGTCCAACTCAGCATCCGTCTTGCCGTTGATGATTGGGTGGCCGATATTGTTGCCTAGGTCAAAAGGCCCGATGAATACAACATCAACTAGTGGCGCAATCTCTTCCACGGAATCCAGAGCCTCCTTGGTTTCGATCTGCACCATGGTCAACAGGCTGTCGTTGGCTTGCTGAAGATACTCTGTAAGCGTCGGTTCCGGATGGAAGTTTTGCACCGCAATCGGGGAACCGAATCCTCTCGTTCCCAGTGGTGGGAACTTGGCTGCTGATACCACGCTCTTGACCTCATCAACAGTCCGGATCAGCGGTACAAGTATCTGAACCTCTGGTTAGCCGGACTCACTCAACACAAGGGGAGTTCTGTCATTCTCACTCCGTGTGCACCGCTATCCAATGCCCCTGTGAGCGCAACGTCAGCCACTGCCGGATAGTTGGGAGATCATCTGAACACTCACGTTTCACCATCCAAGGTTGGATGTCCGGTAGTCGAACAATAGGGGACACACCCAGGGCGGCAATGGCCGGAACCGCGTCATGCATTGCAGCATCTAGCAGGGTGTCACAGATTAGTCTTGGGGTTTCACCATTGACATAGATCTACAACGGAATAGGCCTCTTACCGTCGATGTTGCCGTGTTCACAGTCCACCATTACCCAATCTCCACCCGACCTGGCCAGTACACGAGAAACATTGGCACCGGGAATCATCTGCCAGAAGCCCATAGCTGGCCGCTTGCCTTCGGTGAAGACCTGCTTCAGTTTGTTTGACGTTGTCATCTTGGCGGATGCAGCCATAGCGGACGACGACATGAACCGAAGTGGTTGGCCGATGCGAGGATGATGTATTCCGGACGATACGGACTGACGAGATATACAGAGGCGGAATGTTTGTAGCGCGCCGgttactgctgctgctcttgtcCGAACCATGGTGGATCCTTTATAAACAGTCCGAGAGTCGCTCTTTTCAAcaggccaccaccaccaacgggGATGTTTCAAAAGAGGCGATATGATTCGAAACCCGGAAATCCACGCAAGGGGTGAGTGAGGTTTGTCTAATGACCCCCACCAACATCTACTTTCACAACGTTGGAGATCTGCGGGGGCGGAGTTGAGGCTTTTGCGGGGTAACACATGGAGGAACTGTTAGCTTGGGATCGTGACCCCCTCTTATAACCGCCATTCACCGAAGGCATTGCCAAGTATTTGGTGATGCCTTCAAGCAATAGATATCGATGCCAAGGGGATGCCCAGGCCGAAATGTAGTTCAACAGCATTGTTAATGTTGCTTCTCGCCGAGACTTGCTTGCAAATGTTGCGAACTACCCTGTTCAGCCTGATAATAGGGGTTGCTGCAGGCGCGCTATACGTCGTGAAACGCTGTGTGTGATGAAGgggcttgttttctttgccctgacagcggcagcttcggcgaggatgacgatCGGTATgcaagttttttttttttttttttgactgTTGATCGACATGTGGCTGTGTCTGCGTTGATACATGCACAACATAGGGAAAGCGTTCACTGACAAATTATATCGATATGCTATTCTAGACGGATTCCATGCTCCAGATGGGCAAAACGTGGTGATCGGGAAAAGATAGATGGCTGTTCTGTAGCGTAACAAGCCGCTGCATAGAGGCCTCCTGGACATGGCATGAGAGTCGAGTGGCACCTGATACCAGGTTCTTCTCTCTTAGGGGGATTATCAGGACAAAACTGACAAGTCTCTTGTTGCCGCCATAGATATAGTGATTGTTTTCCATTGTTTGCTTTGAACTGTAAATGCTTCTTTCTGACTGTATGACCCTCTCTAAGTCGGATATGGCCTCCATCTTGAATGCTGTTGGTCACACAATCCAGCTATTACATAATATCTTATTCTCCCCAACCACTCATCAAAATTGGACCATTCACGATTTATATCGGGTATGGTGTAGCGGTAACATCGTTGACTCTCACTTCTCAGAAGTGTCTgttctctcaacagccccgggttcgactcccggtaTCCGAGTCCTtatttttgctttttttcttctatCTGGTGCTGATCAGGGATGGCTTGATAAACCAAATTTTTGATGTGGATCTTGATGATCATACATACGATAAGATGAAACAATCTATTACATTGCATTCCTTCATTGTGGTCCCTTGTATAGGAATAGAACTTGTAAATGTAGGATTGATACAGAGGCAAGATTATGCTATCAGTTCCCTCTCGGCGGCACACAGCTACAGGTTGACATTTACTTGCTTTCTCAGGGGTGAACAAGGGGACCCCGATAGCCTCATATCCATGCGGTTCCCGATACAACAATacccccaccaagccagCTTCTCCCGCCCCACTCACCTACTCAAGCCACCAGGGCGCGTCAGGCTGGCCAAGCTCTGGAGAGCTTCACGAGTGAGGCTCAAGCTCAAACAGCAAACCGCATCCAAAATAATTCTTAACCACCCCTTCCCGCACTCACAATTCGCACCTCCGACACATCGCCAACCACCCCTGAAAGCCCTCCttttcaccaaccccacaacaccacccctcctcttactctcaacctcccaacccacaacAAAATGTCAATCAACAGCTACATCTCCAgtccgcccccctccctcccaccccccccatcctcccctttcGTCCCCCCATACTAACCTTGTCCCCTTCAGAAAAAGtctgcatcatcaccaccgacggCAGAACCCTGGTCGGCACCCTCGCCGCGTACGACAACACaaccaacctcgtcctccaaaacaccatcgAGCGTATCATCCGCACTCCCGATGACGCCGAGCCCTCGGCCCAGGTTCCCCTGGGCCTCTACCTCATCCGCGGCGAGAACGTCTGCACGATCGGGCTCGTTGACGAGGCGCTAGACGACAGCATCA from Podospora pseudoanserina strain CBS 124.78 chromosome 1, whole genome shotgun sequence includes:
- a CDS encoding hypothetical protein (COG:C; EggNog:ENOG503P6NH; antiSMASH:Cluster_4), yielding MRATARLLQSCRITFFTRKTCGLCTQARSVLSDVWDQRPFAFEEVDIVDPKSKPWLDLYDFDVPVIHISKSEAPEEDPKLSSQAVKLMHRFTVDQVKAKMDLVEKS
- a CDS encoding hypothetical protein (antiSMASH:Cluster_4; EggNog:ENOG503P00T; COG:G); this translates as MVRTRAAAVTGALQTFRLCISRQSVSSGIHHPRIGQPLRFMSSSAMAASAKMTTSNKLKQVFTEGKRPAMGFWQMIPGANVSRVLARSGGDWVMVDCEHGNIDDAAMHDAVPAIAALGVSPIVRLPDIQPWMILVPLIRTVDEVKSVVSAAKFPPLGTRGFGSPIAVQNFHPEPTLTEYLQQANDSLLTMVQIETKEALDSVEEIAPLVDVVFIGPFDLGNNIGHPIINGKTDAELDDAIARIYKATVAAGKKCGIFCTGGEQAKKYADMGFHMINVATDFTALQATMVDALAVAQGKVPGEKAASY
- a CDS encoding hypothetical protein (EggNog:ENOG503P677; COG:A), with translation MSINSYISKKVCIITTDGRTLVGTLAAYDNTTNLVLQNTIERIIRTPDDAEPSAQVPLGLYLIRGENVCTIGLVDEALDDSINWAEVKGAVIGTTKH